TATCTGTCAGACTCCCTCCTGAGCGGCTTCGCCACGGGGgcctctctcaccatcctgacctCCCAGGTCAAGTACCTCCTGGGACTGGAGCTGCCCCGCGCCCAGGGCTGGGGTTCCCTCGTCAAGACCTGGGTCAGCCTTTTACAGAACCTGGGCCAGACCAACCTCTGTGACCTGGTCACTAGCATGGTGTGTCTGGCGGTGCTGGTCCCCACCAAAGAACTCAACGACCGCTTCAAGGCCAAGCTCAAAGCCCCCATCCCCTTCGAGCTGTTTGTTGTCATCGCTGCCACTCTGGCCTCCCACTTCGGCCACTTCGAGGAGGAGTACGGCTCGAAAGTGGCCGGCGCCATCCCCACGGGCTTCCTGCCCCCCCAGCTCCCGTCCTGGTCTCTGATCCCCAACGTGGCGGTAGATGCCTTCTCCATAGCCATTGTGGGCTTTGCCATCACCGTCTCCCTGTCTGAGATGTTTGCCAAGAAGCATGGCTACGTGGTGGATCCCAACCAGGAGATGTACGCCATAGGCTTCTGTAACATCCTGCCCTCCTTCTTTCGCTGTTTCACCACCAGCGCTGCCCTGACCAAGACCCTGGTGAAGGAGTCTACAGGTTGTCAGACTCAGATGTCTGGCCTGGTCACAGCCCTAGTGCTGCTGCTGGTGCTACTGGTCATTTCCCCCCTTTTCTACTCTCTGCAGAGGTAAGATCATGCTATTCTCTGTGTTCTCTTAGCTTTACTATATATGTTCATCTCATGAGATCTAAACCTCCACTACACATAGTTTGCTCGTATTGAAAATGTTTGCCAGAAAATAATGTTCCACCTGATTTGATGATGACTCTATTGACTTGCTGTGTTTCCATGTCTTCTCCAGGTGTGTGCTAGCAGTGATCATCTTGGTGAATCTCCGGGGAGCATTGCTTAAGTTCACAGATGTCCCGCGGATGTGGCGTGTGAACCGCTTGGACACCGCCATCTGGCTGGTGACCATGGCAACCTCAGCGTTGATAAACACCGAGCTAGGCCTGCTGGTGGGGGTTATGGTCTCAGCCTTCTGTGTGTTGGGCCGCACCCAGAGAGCCCAGGCCTTGGAGCTGGGCCGGGCTGGCCATCGGGAGCTTTATCAGGACCTGGCCTCCTACAAGGGCCTGCAGTCTCAGCCTGGAGTAGCCATCTTCCGCTACGAGGCACCCATCTACTACGCCAACCAGAGCCTGTTCAAGAAGGCCCTGTACCGCTGCCTGGGCCTGGATCCCGTCAAGGAGAAGGCCCGGCGTAGGAAGCTGGAGAAACATAGGAGAAAGCAAGAAGAAGTAGCCATGACGACAGGAGGGGAGGGCGGGACTAAGGGTAAAGAGAAAGAGTTGACCACCAAAGTCTTCCTACCAAATCAAGTCAACTTCCACTCTGTGGTGATAGACTGCAGCCCGGTGCTGTTCCTGGACACAGCAGGGGTCAATGCGTTGAAGGAGGTGTATAAGGATTATAAGGAGAATGGGGTACAGGTGTTCCTGGCCCAGTGTAATACCTCAGTACTGGAGTCACTGAACAGAGGTGGTTACTACCCAGAGAAGGGTATGGGAGAAAAGGAAAGAGTGTTTTTCACCATCAGCGATGCCGTCCTCTATGCACAGAGCCTCTCATCTCAGAATGGTGACTGTGACACGTCCTGTTAACAAGAGCTTTAAAgattgtacagtgccttcggaacgtattcagaccccttaactttaatcacattttgttacattacagccttattctaaaatggattacatgaaTACaaatcctcaacaatctacacacaatacaccataatgacaaagcaaaaacagttttttagaaattctagcaaatgtattaaaatgatTAAACAgatatattcagaccctttgctatgagactcgaaattaaactcaggtgcatcctgcttccattgattGATCCATTGttttggaaaggcgcacacctgtctatataaggtcccacagttgacagtgtatgtcagagcaaaaaccaagccaagaggtcaaggaat
Above is a genomic segment from Oncorhynchus gorbuscha isolate QuinsamMale2020 ecotype Even-year linkage group LG23, OgorEven_v1.0, whole genome shotgun sequence containing:
- the slc26a2 gene encoding sulfate transporter isoform X1 — protein: MESSNILSEGGPAMMAQEYCCASADEGAESGPHVPFVLERREKEEENWRTAVSHQLKKQCTCSSERAKAQVLGFVPILKWLPRYQLKDWILGDVMSGLIVGVLLVPQSIAYSLLAGQDPIYGLYTSFFSSIIYTLLGTSRHISVGIFGVLCLLVGQVVDRELALAGYITESIRNNTTLGLGMGNSTGGPVCDRSCYAIMVGTTVTFTAGVYQVLMGLLQVGFVSVYLSDSLLSGFATGASLTILTSQVKYLLGLELPRAQGWGSLVKTWVSLLQNLGQTNLCDLVTSMVCLAVLVPTKELNDRFKAKLKAPIPFELFVVIAATLASHFGHFEEEYGSKVAGAIPTGFLPPQLPSWSLIPNVAVDAFSIAIVGFAITVSLSEMFAKKHGYVVDPNQEMYAIGFCNILPSFFRCFTTSAALTKTLVKESTGCQTQMSGLVTALVLLLVLLVISPLFYSLQRCVLAVIILVNLRGALLKFTDVPRMWRVNRLDTAIWLVTMATSALINTELGLLVGVMVSAFCVLGRTQRAQALELGRAGHRELYQDLASYKGLQSQPGVAIFRYEAPIYYANQSLFKKALYRCLGLDPVKEKARRRKLEKHRRKQEEVAMTTGGEGGTKGKEKELTTKVFLPNQVNFHSVVIDCSPVLFLDTAGVNALKEVYKDYKENGVQVFLAQCNTSVLESLNRGGYYPEKGMGEKERVFFTISDAVLYAQSLSSQNGDCDTSC
- the slc26a2 gene encoding sulfate transporter isoform X2 codes for the protein MYGEGGPAMMAQEYCCASADEGAESGPHVPFVLERREKEEENWRTAVSHQLKKQCTCSSERAKAQVLGFVPILKWLPRYQLKDWILGDVMSGLIVGVLLVPQSIAYSLLAGQDPIYGLYTSFFSSIIYTLLGTSRHISVGIFGVLCLLVGQVVDRELALAGYITESIRNNTTLGLGMGNSTGGPVCDRSCYAIMVGTTVTFTAGVYQVLMGLLQVGFVSVYLSDSLLSGFATGASLTILTSQVKYLLGLELPRAQGWGSLVKTWVSLLQNLGQTNLCDLVTSMVCLAVLVPTKELNDRFKAKLKAPIPFELFVVIAATLASHFGHFEEEYGSKVAGAIPTGFLPPQLPSWSLIPNVAVDAFSIAIVGFAITVSLSEMFAKKHGYVVDPNQEMYAIGFCNILPSFFRCFTTSAALTKTLVKESTGCQTQMSGLVTALVLLLVLLVISPLFYSLQRCVLAVIILVNLRGALLKFTDVPRMWRVNRLDTAIWLVTMATSALINTELGLLVGVMVSAFCVLGRTQRAQALELGRAGHRELYQDLASYKGLQSQPGVAIFRYEAPIYYANQSLFKKALYRCLGLDPVKEKARRRKLEKHRRKQEEVAMTTGGEGGTKGKEKELTTKVFLPNQVNFHSVVIDCSPVLFLDTAGVNALKEVYKDYKENGVQVFLAQCNTSVLESLNRGGYYPEKGMGEKERVFFTISDAVLYAQSLSSQNGDCDTSC
- the slc26a2 gene encoding sulfate transporter isoform X3, producing MMAQEYCCASADEGAESGPHVPFVLERREKEEENWRTAVSHQLKKQCTCSSERAKAQVLGFVPILKWLPRYQLKDWILGDVMSGLIVGVLLVPQSIAYSLLAGQDPIYGLYTSFFSSIIYTLLGTSRHISVGIFGVLCLLVGQVVDRELALAGYITESIRNNTTLGLGMGNSTGGPVCDRSCYAIMVGTTVTFTAGVYQVLMGLLQVGFVSVYLSDSLLSGFATGASLTILTSQVKYLLGLELPRAQGWGSLVKTWVSLLQNLGQTNLCDLVTSMVCLAVLVPTKELNDRFKAKLKAPIPFELFVVIAATLASHFGHFEEEYGSKVAGAIPTGFLPPQLPSWSLIPNVAVDAFSIAIVGFAITVSLSEMFAKKHGYVVDPNQEMYAIGFCNILPSFFRCFTTSAALTKTLVKESTGCQTQMSGLVTALVLLLVLLVISPLFYSLQRCVLAVIILVNLRGALLKFTDVPRMWRVNRLDTAIWLVTMATSALINTELGLLVGVMVSAFCVLGRTQRAQALELGRAGHRELYQDLASYKGLQSQPGVAIFRYEAPIYYANQSLFKKALYRCLGLDPVKEKARRRKLEKHRRKQEEVAMTTGGEGGTKGKEKELTTKVFLPNQVNFHSVVIDCSPVLFLDTAGVNALKEVYKDYKENGVQVFLAQCNTSVLESLNRGGYYPEKGMGEKERVFFTISDAVLYAQSLSSQNGDCDTSC